A section of the Pithys albifrons albifrons isolate INPA30051 chromosome 4, PitAlb_v1, whole genome shotgun sequence genome encodes:
- the PENK gene encoding proenkephalin-A, translating into MALLLRLGCSLLALSTCLLPRARADCGRDCAACAYRLGPRAGIHPLACTLECEGKLPSAKAWETCKELLQLVKLDLSEDSNIAPGDKKELDENHLLAKKYGGFMKRYGGFMKKMDELYRAEPEDEANGGEILAKRYGGFMKKDSDDDALANSSDLLKELLGTGDNPEATHYREINENDGDVSKTYGGFMRSIKRSPELEDEAKELQKRYGGFMRRVGRPEWWLDYQKRYGGFLKRFADSILPSEEDGETYSKEVPEMEKRYGGFMRF; encoded by the exons ATGGCGTTGCTCCTGAGACTCGGCTGCTCACTGCTGGCCCTCAGCACCTGCCTGCTCCCGAGGGCGAGGGCCGACTGTGGCCGCGACTGTGCCGCCTGCGCCTACCGCCTGGGACCTCGCGCCGGCATCCACCCCCTG GCATGTACACTAGAATGTGAAGGAAAACTGCCTTCTGCCAAAGCTTGGGAGACCTGCAAGGAGCTCTTGCAACTGGTGAAACTGGATCTTTCTGAGGATAGCAACATTGCTCCAGGAGATAAGAAGGAGCTGGATGAAAATCATTTGCTTGCGAAGAAGTACGGAGGCTTCATGAAAAGATATGGGGGGTTCATGAAGAAAATGGATGAGCTCTACCGGGCAGAACCAGAGGATGAAGCTAATGGAGGAGAAATCCTGGCTAAGAGGTATGGAGGTTTTATGAAGAAAGACTCAGATGATGATGCCCTTGCTAACTCCTCTGATCTGCTGAAGGAGCTTCTAGGAACAGGGGATAACCCTGAAGCAACACATTATCGAGAGATAAATGAGAACGACGGGGATGTCAGCAAAACATACGGGGGCTTCATGAGAAGCATTAAGCGCAGCCCTGAACTGGAAGATGAAGCCAAAGAGCTGCAAAAGAGATACGGTGGTTTCATGAGAAGAGTGGGCAGGCCAGAATGGTGGCTGGATTACCAGAAACGATATGGTGGTTTTCTTAAGCGCTTCGCCGACTCTATTCTCCCTTCAGAAGAAGATGGGGAAACTTATTCCAAAGAAGTCCCAGAGATGGAAAAGAGATATGGTGGATTTATGAGATTTTAA